One window of the Bacillota bacterium genome contains the following:
- the spoVG gene encoding septation regulator SpoVG, which produces MKITDIRIRKLINEGKVKAVVSVTFDDCLAVHDIRIIEGTERMFVATPSRKASDGTFRDIVHPINSEFRAELEKAIIQKYEEAAAMAAESEGPAVAQPAKEPPALEL; this is translated from the coding sequence ATGAAAATCACAGACATCAGAATTAGAAAATTAATCAATGAGGGAAAAGTTAAAGCAGTTGTATCAGTGACGTTTGATGATTGCCTTGCGGTACATGACATCCGTATTATTGAAGGTACGGAGCGCATGTTTGTCGCAACGCCTAGCCGCAAAGCAAGTGACGGAACATTTAGAGACATTGTCCATCCTATAAACTCAGAATTCAGGGCTGAACTCGAAAAAGCTATCATACAAAAGTATGAGGAAGCTGCGGCTATGGCAGCAGAGTCAGAGGGACCTGCAGTTGCCCAGCCTGCAAAAGAACCCCCTGCACTTGAGCTTTAA